Proteins from one Streptomyces genisteinicus genomic window:
- a CDS encoding FadR/GntR family transcriptional regulator, with translation MTTDGRGLHTRVLDTLGLAITAGEYPQGSVLRTDEVAQRFDVSRTVVREVVRVLESMHLVQSRRRVGVTVRPTEEWNVYDPRVIRWRLAGADRPRQLRSLTVLRSAIEPVAASLAAVRATPEQCAALTECALGMVATSRGQQLEGYLEHDIAFHRIVLNASGNEMFARLGDVVAEVLAGRTHHHVMFEDPDPAAVTLHVQVAEAVREGDAARAEQLTREIAVGALEELDVLAP, from the coding sequence ATGACCACAGATGGCCGAGGGCTCCACACCCGCGTGCTCGACACCCTCGGTCTCGCGATCACCGCGGGTGAGTATCCGCAGGGCAGCGTGCTGCGCACCGACGAGGTCGCCCAGCGGTTCGACGTCTCGCGCACCGTGGTGCGCGAAGTGGTCCGGGTGCTGGAGTCCATGCACCTCGTGCAGTCCCGCCGCCGCGTCGGGGTGACCGTGCGTCCCACCGAGGAGTGGAACGTCTACGACCCGCGCGTCATCCGGTGGCGCCTCGCGGGTGCGGACCGCCCCCGGCAGCTGCGCTCGCTGACCGTGCTGCGGTCCGCCATCGAGCCGGTGGCCGCCTCGCTCGCCGCCGTGCGGGCCACCCCCGAACAGTGCGCCGCCCTCACCGAGTGCGCGCTCGGCATGGTCGCCACCTCGCGCGGCCAGCAGCTGGAGGGGTATCTGGAGCACGACATCGCCTTCCACCGCATCGTGCTCAACGCTTCCGGCAACGAGATGTTCGCCCGGCTCGGCGACGTCGTCGCCGAGGTGCTCGCCGGCCGCACCCACCACCACGTGATGTTCGAGGACCCCGACCCGGCCGCCGTCACCCTCCATGTGCAGGTGGCCGAAGCCGTTCGCGAAGGCGACGCCGCACGGGCCGAGCAGCTCACCCGGGAGATCGCCGTGGGCGCCCTCGAAGAGCTGGACGTGCTCGCCCCCTGA
- a CDS encoding gluconokinase encodes MSTPHVVVVMGVAGTGKTTVGPLLAAALGVPYAEGDDFHPPANIAKMTAGTPLDDDDRRPWLDAIGSWAHGRAGRGGVVSSSALKREYRDRLRASAPDAVFLHLTGSRELIEQRMTGRKGHFMPTALLDSQFATLQPLEEDEAGVAVDVSGTPEEITRRAVAALRGLEELPED; translated from the coding sequence ATGAGCACCCCCCACGTCGTTGTGGTGATGGGCGTGGCAGGAACCGGCAAGACCACGGTCGGCCCCCTGCTCGCCGCCGCACTGGGCGTTCCCTACGCCGAGGGCGACGACTTCCATCCCCCGGCCAACATCGCCAAGATGACGGCCGGCACCCCGCTGGACGACGACGACCGCCGCCCCTGGCTCGACGCGATCGGCTCATGGGCGCACGGCAGGGCGGGCCGGGGCGGAGTCGTCTCCAGCTCGGCGCTCAAGCGCGAGTACCGCGACCGCCTGCGGGCGTCCGCGCCCGACGCCGTCTTCCTCCACCTCACCGGCAGCCGCGAGCTCATCGAGCAGCGGATGACGGGGCGCAAGGGCCACTTCATGCCCACCGCGCTGCTGGACTCCCAGTTCGCCACCCTCCAGCCGCTGGAGGAGGACGAGGCGGGCGTCGCCGTCGACGTGTCCGGCACCCCCGAAGAGATCACCCGACGGGCCGTCGCCGCGCTGCGCGGGCTCGAAGAACTCCCCGAAGACTAA
- a CDS encoding FG-GAP-like repeat-containing protein has protein sequence MSAGLLAVAQPATAAESVTAEGAVSTWSDADSAMAAKALEEAERTGKPVELVSRRTETDEVYINPDGTARVDRSILPVRVQQGGELVDIDPDLAAGTGGRLAPKASAMAASFSGGGDNVFATMTGEGRTVTLTWPHGKLPKPTVDGRTATYAEVLPGVDLTATASDVSFSHALVVKTPEAAENPAVRTIEFGLQTKGLQVTEGAAGEILAKTPSGNVLFAAPQPHMWDSGGSDTTTAVDPKTPKAARSAGTPSLHDTLEGAGEGSNRAKLGVELDHDTLTLTPDANMLEDPDTVFPVVIDPKWAPDAWQNAWSVAYKHSAYPETANTVYYNGGTLSDEARIGVSIDGSNGGTVRANTYFRIPVGSLAGKDIIESKLRIKQTHAGSWSCKSGDVQVKAIGSALPRNITYNNQPSWGALVDSSGESFGGRNCPADSANLVEFNVTSAIKDAVADTWGSWSFVLTSKSNAVDVSWRKFDPTSARVSTRYNTLPAKPQLTIDPSVPCAGGTIGKTDHVTLSASKIYDAEDADLDVEFRYGRSGEAAKTASVNASRGGVAQLRILASTLGSAQYWYEAVVEDGIGSSPRAGRCYFTYDPEGPTREPKVSSTEWPEGVGKGCTAQLPAGTPCAKPARTAGTFTFQANPAAGEINDITEYVWWTDDDTREKSAKPAATGGSVTVSVKPMANGPQYLYVRSEDAANNRSNVRSYLFNPSSSGERDKLGDLNGDGLVDLVTIDPGSGTLYSYASRGDGTFGTGQAAKDESFASSTVSVGGTWNDDVYEDFVALQPAADDPSTYELWAYLGDGGGKLQPGDAARQHLTVIRDCYSPGNPDCDNHWAKGSEIVSVPSLSDDDSLAGGRDGQVTEHDYPDLLVKEGANLWLYLGSRTGALGAPIALGNADWQDMTIMTPGDLNQDGLPEIWARDKTKGTIHQYTSKRTTTPGQGHVLADLTVYGDPAVRQTSIATGFKAADVPHLSTTGDFENDGFADLWARDGAGRTVEYPGQAPVNGQSFKAARQLFITGHDWADCKSFAPASGADAVSVCGPILGKYEALGGPDVFGKPTSVMTAVSDGGRYVNFAQPGTTATDRAISWSRTTGAWAVSNSLFDKWNSTGRETGGLGYPTSDPMYTNVDGGNYVTFSKAGKPSAIYGKPGLGPFAVRGAVHRKYVALGGVREFGYPTGDETPLAGNAGHYQDFRHLVASGSNISFYWDSADVAGAWPVVGTIRSHWLSAGGHTGSLGFPKSPEYEVLGGRRSDFQTGYIRWNRESGHVAGHTWTARTAHLRTDLGGDYDADGRTDILTAYDYEKATTGLFVAKAGSEGGHNPPQEYWSDEPGDFDYTRTKWGSGDFNGDGRSDVVGFYDYGTAGVGAWSFLTQAAGPPVRRKSVVVPTGWDWSRTTVLTGDVNGDGRDDLVLVQNKGNGVTGVHRSLARTDGSFENPVLSYESPAGYWWSENVRYTMGDINGDGRDDIVGLYVFATGAAGLYTFTAKADGSVDAPKQSWNAPAGTWDRERVKMTAADLNKDGRADLALTYGHADGAFDLRVFHARADGGFDSFVTPWSRPAGHWVAANTGNLVPGDVNGDGRADITLSYNYGTGETRVFTFHGNETGTVDSPVPSWYARPGTW, from the coding sequence ATGTCTGCCGGTCTGCTCGCTGTCGCGCAGCCGGCGACGGCCGCGGAATCGGTGACGGCCGAAGGCGCGGTCTCCACGTGGTCCGACGCCGATAGCGCGATGGCGGCCAAGGCCCTTGAGGAGGCCGAGCGCACGGGCAAGCCCGTCGAACTGGTGTCCCGTCGCACGGAGACCGACGAGGTGTACATCAACCCGGACGGCACCGCCCGGGTCGACCGCTCGATCCTGCCGGTCCGCGTGCAACAGGGCGGCGAGCTCGTCGACATCGATCCGGACCTGGCGGCGGGCACCGGCGGGCGTCTGGCGCCCAAGGCGTCCGCGATGGCCGCATCATTCTCCGGGGGCGGCGACAACGTCTTCGCCACCATGACGGGCGAAGGCCGGACCGTCACGCTCACCTGGCCGCACGGCAAGCTGCCCAAGCCCACCGTGGACGGCCGGACCGCCACGTACGCCGAGGTGCTGCCGGGAGTCGATCTCACCGCTACCGCCAGTGATGTCTCCTTCTCCCACGCTCTCGTCGTCAAGACGCCCGAGGCGGCCGAGAACCCGGCGGTCCGGACGATCGAGTTCGGCCTGCAGACGAAGGGCCTGCAGGTCACGGAGGGTGCTGCGGGCGAGATACTGGCAAAGACCCCTTCCGGGAACGTGCTCTTCGCGGCACCGCAGCCGCACATGTGGGACTCCGGTGGCTCGGACACCACCACTGCCGTGGACCCCAAGACACCCAAGGCCGCCAGATCGGCCGGCACCCCGTCGCTTCACGACACGCTCGAAGGCGCGGGCGAGGGCAGCAACCGGGCGAAGCTCGGCGTGGAGCTCGACCACGACACGCTCACCCTCACGCCGGACGCGAACATGCTTGAGGACCCCGATACGGTCTTTCCTGTCGTGATCGACCCCAAATGGGCCCCTGATGCCTGGCAGAACGCCTGGTCGGTCGCGTACAAGCACTCCGCCTACCCCGAGACCGCGAACACCGTCTACTACAACGGCGGCACCCTCTCTGACGAGGCGCGTATCGGCGTCTCCATCGACGGCAGCAACGGCGGAACCGTTCGAGCGAACACCTACTTCCGTATCCCCGTCGGAAGCCTCGCCGGCAAGGACATCATCGAGTCCAAGCTGCGTATCAAGCAGACGCATGCCGGTTCCTGGTCCTGCAAATCGGGTGACGTCCAGGTCAAGGCGATCGGCAGCGCACTGCCCAGGAACATCACCTACAACAACCAGCCGTCGTGGGGCGCCCTCGTGGACTCCTCCGGCGAGTCCTTCGGCGGCCGCAACTGTCCGGCCGACTCGGCCAACCTCGTGGAGTTCAACGTCACGAGCGCGATCAAGGACGCCGTCGCGGACACGTGGGGCAGCTGGTCCTTCGTCCTCACCTCGAAGTCGAACGCGGTCGACGTCTCGTGGCGGAAGTTCGACCCGACCTCCGCGCGCGTCTCGACGAGGTACAACACGCTGCCGGCCAAGCCGCAGCTCACCATCGACCCCTCGGTCCCCTGTGCGGGCGGCACTATCGGCAAGACCGACCACGTCACGTTGAGTGCCTCAAAAATCTACGATGCCGAGGATGCCGACCTCGACGTCGAGTTCAGGTACGGCCGGTCCGGCGAGGCGGCCAAGACGGCCAGCGTGAACGCCAGCCGCGGCGGCGTCGCCCAGCTGCGTATCCTCGCGAGCACACTGGGGTCCGCACAGTACTGGTACGAGGCGGTCGTCGAGGACGGCATCGGCAGCAGCCCTCGCGCAGGCCGCTGCTACTTCACCTACGATCCCGAAGGTCCAACGCGGGAACCGAAGGTCAGCTCCACGGAATGGCCGGAGGGCGTGGGCAAGGGCTGCACGGCCCAGCTGCCTGCAGGCACCCCCTGTGCGAAACCCGCTCGGACCGCCGGTACCTTTACATTCCAGGCAAACCCCGCTGCGGGCGAGATCAACGACATCACCGAGTATGTGTGGTGGACCGACGACGACACCAGGGAGAAGTCGGCGAAGCCCGCCGCGACAGGCGGGTCCGTCACCGTCAGCGTCAAGCCGATGGCGAACGGACCCCAGTACCTGTACGTGCGAAGCGAGGACGCGGCAAACAACCGCTCGAACGTCAGGAGCTATCTGTTCAATCCGTCGAGTTCAGGTGAGCGTGACAAGCTGGGCGACCTGAACGGAGACGGCCTGGTCGACCTGGTCACCATCGATCCGGGTTCTGGCACGCTGTATTCCTACGCGAGCCGTGGGGACGGCACTTTCGGCACCGGCCAGGCGGCCAAGGACGAGTCGTTTGCCTCCAGCACTGTCTCCGTCGGCGGCACTTGGAACGACGACGTCTACGAGGACTTCGTTGCGCTTCAGCCGGCTGCCGACGACCCGAGCACCTACGAGCTGTGGGCCTACCTGGGCGACGGCGGCGGCAAGCTCCAGCCCGGAGACGCGGCCCGGCAGCACTTGACGGTGATCAGAGACTGCTACAGCCCAGGCAACCCCGACTGCGACAACCACTGGGCCAAGGGTTCGGAGATCGTCTCTGTGCCGAGTCTCAGCGATGACGACAGCCTTGCCGGCGGTCGGGACGGACAGGTCACGGAGCACGACTACCCAGATCTGCTGGTGAAGGAAGGAGCCAACCTCTGGCTCTACCTCGGGTCCCGCACGGGCGCCCTGGGTGCCCCCATCGCTCTGGGCAACGCCGACTGGCAGGACATGACGATCATGACCCCGGGCGACCTCAACCAGGACGGCCTCCCGGAGATCTGGGCCCGCGACAAGACCAAGGGAACCATCCACCAGTACACCAGCAAGCGGACGACCACGCCCGGCCAGGGCCACGTTCTCGCCGACCTCACCGTCTACGGTGATCCGGCGGTCCGCCAGACGTCCATCGCCACCGGTTTCAAGGCGGCCGACGTTCCGCACCTGTCCACCACGGGCGACTTCGAGAACGACGGCTTCGCCGACCTCTGGGCCCGCGACGGCGCCGGCCGCACCGTCGAGTACCCCGGCCAGGCACCCGTCAACGGCCAGTCGTTCAAGGCCGCCCGCCAGCTCTTCATCACCGGCCACGACTGGGCGGACTGCAAGAGCTTTGCCCCGGCTTCCGGCGCCGACGCTGTCTCGGTCTGCGGGCCCATCCTGGGCAAGTACGAAGCACTCGGCGGGCCTGATGTCTTCGGCAAACCCACCTCCGTCATGACCGCTGTCAGCGACGGCGGACGGTACGTCAACTTTGCCCAGCCCGGTACCACAGCGACCGATCGTGCCATCTCCTGGAGCAGGACCACCGGCGCCTGGGCCGTGAGCAACAGCCTGTTCGACAAGTGGAACAGCACCGGACGGGAGACCGGGGGCCTCGGCTATCCGACATCGGACCCGATGTACACGAACGTCGACGGAGGCAACTACGTCACCTTCAGCAAGGCGGGCAAGCCCAGCGCCATCTACGGGAAGCCGGGCCTGGGTCCCTTCGCCGTCCGGGGTGCCGTCCACCGCAAGTACGTCGCCCTCGGCGGCGTCCGGGAGTTCGGCTACCCGACGGGCGACGAGACTCCGCTCGCAGGGAACGCAGGCCACTACCAGGACTTCCGGCACCTGGTCGCCAGCGGGAGCAACATCTCGTTCTACTGGGACAGCGCCGACGTCGCGGGGGCCTGGCCGGTCGTCGGGACCATCCGCAGCCATTGGCTGAGCGCCGGCGGTCACACCGGCAGCCTCGGATTCCCGAAGTCCCCCGAGTACGAGGTGCTGGGCGGCAGGCGCTCGGACTTCCAGACCGGGTACATCCGCTGGAACCGCGAGAGCGGCCATGTCGCGGGCCACACGTGGACGGCCAGGACAGCGCACCTGCGAACCGACCTCGGCGGTGACTACGACGCGGACGGCCGTACGGACATCCTCACCGCCTACGACTACGAGAAGGCGACCACCGGCCTCTTCGTGGCCAAGGCCGGCAGCGAGGGCGGGCACAATCCGCCCCAGGAGTACTGGAGCGACGAGCCGGGAGATTTCGACTACACCCGCACCAAGTGGGGTTCCGGTGACTTCAACGGTGACGGCCGATCCGATGTCGTGGGCTTCTACGACTACGGCACCGCAGGCGTCGGAGCATGGTCCTTCCTCACCCAGGCGGCGGGTCCGCCGGTGCGACGCAAGAGCGTCGTCGTGCCCACCGGCTGGGACTGGTCCCGTACCACGGTGCTGACGGGCGATGTCAACGGCGACGGGCGTGACGACCTCGTGCTCGTCCAGAACAAGGGCAACGGCGTCACCGGCGTCCACCGGTCGCTCGCGCGGACGGACGGCTCCTTCGAGAACCCCGTCCTCTCGTACGAGTCGCCCGCCGGATACTGGTGGTCGGAGAACGTCCGCTACACCATGGGCGACATCAACGGTGACGGGCGCGACGACATCGTCGGCCTGTACGTCTTCGCCACGGGTGCGGCGGGGCTCTACACCTTCACCGCGAAGGCGGACGGCTCCGTGGACGCCCCGAAGCAGTCGTGGAACGCTCCGGCCGGCACCTGGGACCGCGAGCGGGTGAAAATGACCGCCGCGGACCTGAACAAGGACGGCCGCGCCGACCTGGCCCTCACCTACGGGCACGCCGACGGCGCGTTCGACCTCCGGGTCTTCCACGCCCGTGCCGACGGAGGCTTCGACAGCTTCGTCACGCCGTGGTCCCGCCCCGCCGGCCACTGGGTGGCGGCGAACACCGGCAACCTGGTGCCCGGAGACGTGAACGGAGACGGCCGGGCGGACATCACCCTCTCGTACAACTACGGGACCGGGGAGACCAGGGTCTTCACCTTCCACGGGAACGAGACAGGGACCGTCGACTCGCCCGTTCCCTCCTGGTACGCACGTCCGGGAACCTGGTGA
- a CDS encoding gluconate:H+ symporter, with protein sequence MTSLSVETLAADAVEPITSAGNAQLGIAVLAGIAVIVVLITKFKLHAFLALTIGSLALGAFAGAPLDEAITSFTAGLGSTVAGVGVLIALGAILGKLLADSGGADQIVDTILAKASGRAMPWAMVLIASIIGLPLFFEVGIVLLIPVVLMVAKRGNYSLMRIGIPALAGLSVMHGLIPPHPGPLVAIDAIGANLGVTLALGLVVAVPTVIIAGPVFSKYAARWVDIPAPEKMIPQRASDDLEKRPSFGATVATVLLPVVLMMAKALVDIVVDDPENGVQRVTDVIGSPLIALLAAVLVGLFTLGRAAGFTKERLSTTVEKSLAPIAGVLLIVGAGGGFKQTLIDIGVGQMILDFSENWAIPTLLLAWLIAVAIRLATGSATVATISAAGLVAPLAADMSTSHAALLVLAIGAGSLFFSHVNDAGFWLVKEYFGMSVGQTIKTWSVMETIISVVGIVFVLLLSLVL encoded by the coding sequence GTGACCAGTCTCAGCGTCGAGACGCTGGCAGCGGACGCCGTCGAGCCGATCACCTCGGCCGGCAACGCGCAGTTGGGCATCGCCGTGCTGGCGGGCATCGCCGTCATCGTCGTGCTCATCACCAAGTTCAAGCTGCACGCCTTCCTCGCCCTCACCATCGGCTCGCTCGCGCTCGGCGCGTTCGCGGGAGCCCCGCTCGACGAGGCGATCACCTCGTTCACCGCGGGACTCGGCTCCACCGTCGCCGGTGTGGGCGTCCTGATCGCCCTCGGAGCGATCCTCGGCAAGCTGCTCGCCGACTCGGGCGGCGCCGACCAGATCGTCGACACGATCCTCGCCAAGGCCAGCGGCCGGGCCATGCCGTGGGCGATGGTGCTCATCGCCTCGATCATCGGGCTGCCGCTCTTCTTCGAGGTCGGCATCGTCCTGCTGATCCCGGTCGTGCTGATGGTCGCCAAGCGCGGCAACTACTCGCTGATGCGCATCGGCATCCCCGCGCTCGCCGGCCTCTCCGTGATGCACGGCCTCATCCCGCCGCACCCCGGCCCGCTGGTCGCCATCGACGCCATCGGCGCCAACCTCGGCGTCACCCTGGCCCTCGGCCTCGTCGTCGCCGTGCCCACGGTGATCATCGCCGGCCCGGTCTTCTCCAAGTACGCCGCCCGCTGGGTCGACATCCCGGCACCGGAGAAGATGATCCCCCAGCGCGCCTCCGACGACCTGGAGAAGCGCCCGAGCTTCGGCGCGACCGTCGCCACCGTGCTGCTACCGGTCGTCCTGATGATGGCCAAGGCCCTCGTCGACATCGTCGTGGACGACCCGGAGAACGGCGTCCAGCGCGTCACCGACGTCATCGGCTCGCCCCTGATCGCTCTGCTCGCCGCCGTTCTCGTGGGCCTGTTCACCCTCGGCCGTGCCGCCGGGTTCACCAAGGAGCGCCTCTCCACCACGGTCGAGAAGTCGCTCGCCCCGATCGCGGGCGTGCTGCTCATCGTCGGCGCCGGCGGCGGCTTCAAGCAGACCCTGATCGACATCGGCGTCGGCCAGATGATCCTCGACTTCTCCGAGAACTGGGCCATCCCGACGCTGCTGCTCGCCTGGCTGATCGCCGTCGCGATCCGGCTCGCCACCGGCTCCGCGACCGTGGCGACGATCTCCGCCGCCGGACTCGTCGCCCCGCTGGCGGCCGACATGTCCACCTCGCACGCCGCCCTGCTGGTGCTCGCCATCGGCGCCGGCTCGCTCTTCTTCAGCCACGTCAACGACGCCGGCTTCTGGCTGGTGAAGGAGTACTTCGGCATGAGCGTCGGCCAGACGATCAAGACCTGGTCGGTGATGGAGACGATCATCTCGGTCGTCGGCATCGTCTTCGTCCTGCTGCTCTCCCTGGTGTTGTAG
- a CDS encoding amino acid permease, whose protein sequence is MSDRTMAAAGTTAATTGTPHADAGDAGYRKDLKARHINMIAIGGAIGTGLFLGAGGRMAEAGPSLFIAYAVCGVFAFFVVRALGELVLYRPSSGAFVSYAREFMGEKGAYTAGWLYFLNWSTTAIADITAAATYAHFWAMFSDVPQWVLALIALAVVLAANLISVKYFGEMEFWFAIVKVAALVVFMLIGIFLIATSHDIGGHTPGLATIGDNGGIFPSGVLPMLLLIQGVVFAYASVELCGVAAGETENPEKIMPKAINSIMWRVGLFYVGSVVLLALLLPYTAYTGDESPFVTVFDKLGIPGAAGVMNLVVLTAALSSLNSGLYSTGRILRSMSVAGSAPRFTGVMNKGGVPYGGILLTAAFGVLGVVLNYVMPGEAFELVLNFASVGIIGTWSMIMVCSLLFWNRSQDGRVTRPGYRLPWAPYTQIVTLLFLGSVLVLMWMDGGIGRTTVNCLPLIAAALVGGWFLVRGRVRDVAAGRTES, encoded by the coding sequence ATGAGCGACCGCACCATGGCTGCGGCCGGCACCACTGCCGCCACCACGGGCACCCCCCACGCCGACGCCGGAGACGCCGGGTACCGCAAGGACCTCAAGGCGCGGCACATCAACATGATCGCCATCGGCGGTGCCATCGGCACCGGGCTCTTCCTCGGGGCGGGCGGCCGCATGGCCGAGGCCGGCCCCTCGCTGTTCATCGCGTACGCGGTCTGCGGCGTCTTCGCCTTCTTCGTGGTCCGCGCCCTCGGCGAGCTGGTCCTCTACCGCCCCTCCTCCGGCGCGTTCGTCAGCTACGCCCGTGAGTTCATGGGGGAGAAGGGCGCCTACACCGCCGGCTGGCTCTACTTCCTCAACTGGTCGACCACCGCCATCGCCGACATCACCGCCGCCGCGACCTACGCCCACTTCTGGGCCATGTTCAGCGACGTCCCGCAGTGGGTGCTCGCGCTGATCGCGCTCGCCGTGGTCCTGGCGGCCAACCTCATCTCGGTGAAGTACTTCGGCGAGATGGAGTTCTGGTTCGCGATCGTCAAGGTGGCGGCCCTGGTCGTCTTCATGCTGATCGGCATCTTCCTGATCGCCACCTCCCACGACATCGGCGGCCACACCCCGGGCCTCGCCACCATCGGCGACAACGGCGGCATCTTCCCCAGCGGCGTGCTGCCGATGCTGCTGCTGATCCAGGGCGTCGTCTTCGCGTACGCCTCCGTCGAGCTGTGCGGCGTCGCCGCCGGCGAGACCGAGAACCCCGAGAAGATCATGCCGAAGGCGATCAACTCCATCATGTGGCGCGTCGGCCTCTTCTACGTCGGCTCGGTGGTCCTCCTCGCCCTGCTGCTCCCGTACACCGCGTACACCGGCGACGAGAGCCCCTTCGTCACGGTCTTCGACAAGCTCGGCATCCCGGGCGCCGCCGGCGTGATGAACCTCGTCGTCCTGACCGCCGCGCTCTCCAGCCTGAACTCCGGGCTCTACTCGACCGGCCGCATCCTGCGCTCCATGTCCGTCGCGGGCTCCGCGCCCCGGTTCACCGGCGTGATGAACAAGGGCGGCGTCCCCTACGGCGGCATCCTGCTGACCGCCGCCTTCGGCGTGCTGGGTGTCGTGCTCAACTACGTCATGCCGGGCGAGGCCTTCGAGCTGGTCCTCAACTTCGCCTCGGTCGGCATCATCGGCACCTGGTCGATGATCATGGTCTGCTCGCTGCTCTTCTGGAACCGCTCGCAGGACGGCCGGGTCACCCGCCCGGGATACCGGCTGCCCTGGGCCCCGTACACGCAGATCGTGACGCTGCTCTTCCTCGGCTCCGTGCTCGTCCTGATGTGGATGGACGGCGGCATCGGCCGCACCACCGTCAACTGCCTGCCGCTCATCGCCGCGGCGCTCGTCGGCGGCTGGTTCCTGGTGCGCGGGCGCGTCCGCGACGTCGCCGCCGGCCGCACGGAGTCCTGA